The sequence GTATTTGCGAGACAAACCTTTTGGGTAGCTGGGACAAGGAATATTGGAACTTTAACCTTTTTGCCCTGTACATAATGAAATACCATTCAGTCTTGAGCCCGAATCTTTAATCAAAATTACATTGAAAGACACTCATCAATAGAAACTACTTCTAGAAAGAAAGTGCTAGCAACaacaataacatttaaaattgactCCCATTCTTATGGTACATTATCTTGCAATCATAAACTGTACCCAAGCTGGattgataaaaaaaacataCTTTTCAAGCACACATAGTTGATGATGAAACAAATTTAAACAAGAATAAGATAACAAATATAGTCAGAACCCACATAAAGTACAATATTGACAATACAAGAGAGGACATTATTAAGATACATTGAAATACAAGAAGTATAATAAAGtgtaatcattttaaattaatattataagtataataaaattttaattatgaaattatatgtgtataattttaaattattaaaagttttgttataaaaattaaaataatttaagtgtaaaaaaataaattgctaaaagatccttatttaataataaattacaaaaaattaattaatagttatacttaatttaattttaaaatataattaatcttaattatacttttaaaaggaaataaattaggaataattacataaggcacaattttttgtaaaatatttacatttttacgttcaaagaatgtttttttttacatttttacggttttccaaaaattaacacgaaaacaacataaaatcaacaagaaaaaaacataaaagtaacatgaaaataacaacaaaaaaacaacaaaaaataacacacatataacaaaaaatgaacaaaatttaaacataaaaagaccgtattttatgtaaataaaatcaaaaaaatcgtaaaaatgtttaaaattccgtgaaaccgtatttttgttatttttttgttgtttttgtgcatttgtgaaattaacccaaTAAATTAACAGGTTAATATTAGGTTACaggtcattttttatttttttatttaatttctaaattaatcacaatcatTTAATAGTGATCTAATggctaaaaaaatgtaaccatgatggttacaataaaaatgtaaccattggaACCTCCTCCAATATATATagagtattattattaataataaatttatttatcacttgttttaaaaataaataaatgaataaagtatATTAATTCCTATCTTATAAGGAGTCCAATAGCACACTATTTTTATTTGaagtgtattattattatttcatttttatatatcaaagtaatttttttttttattttttaccaaAATTCATATAGCAATTCACATAGCAATTAATGAAAAATCTACATCACAATTAAAATCTATATTGCAATCCACATAAAAATCAGTGCAGTAAcctaaattgtaaattttttttaaaaaatgttaaaaaataatatatatggtaattattattatgtaaagtgacataatttatatagaatggtaatatacttaaaataatgaCACATAATAacgaaataaattatttaattaatcataattaattaaattgagacttatttttgtaaaaaaagataaaaagaaaaattggtgCATATTTTAGATGCACTtaatcattattattaatttgtttgtttttttgatatatatataacattacaTATTATTcatctcttttttatttttatttttacaattagtCACATCAAAActatttttataagaaaaaaatatagttttGGTGCATATTAATAAATTACTTGTTGCAATTAAggaattataaaatttatgattaaattgcttaatttatgtatatttttttcaaagtaCTCCTCTAATagcataatatttaaatttatgtacCGGAGATTTATATAATACGTAATTCGTTCaagtaatattaattaattagaaaataatttgcGCTTTGCTCGCGtgcaattatatttaatttattgataattaaagataaaattataaaaattttaattttaatatttttaatataatatttttttagtaatatgaGTAATTATATTActaaattttcattatttttacttagaaaaataaaattaatattgtaaaaaaatttattataaaaaaacattatatatttaaaattgttgTTATTACTATATCTTATTTGTATTCAGACTATAATCAAAATGGATGTATCTCAACTGTAGTGGCCACTATATTTAAAATCACTATCATTCACGTATCTTACTTGTAATATATGatcaatataatatatattaataataaataaaattaaattttttctttcaataatatttttaaatcctATATATGTTGTTTAGGGTTTTTAaatcctaaaaatatttttttttcttaaatgtaACAATAGTACagaataaataatatgtatatattaataataaataaaattaaattttttcttttttaaatagaaTTCTTAGTGGTGTAAAAACCAAGAAGGCATTCAAGAAATTAGAGAAAATAATTACAGTAGTTATATAAGAAACTAACCGTCTATGTAATTATTTCGAAGACCACTCTTGAAAATCCTCAAGCTTTTGAAATCGTCTTCAGCAAACAAGAATTCGAAACTTCAGAATTTCTTAAGTTTGAATTTCTAAGTGAGAAAGTGAAGTTAGAAAATGAGAGGGAAGAATGATGAGAATCGATTTATATTTGAGGGGGTTAAATACTCACACTCTTTATTTTTATCGGGGTGTAGACACGTGGCAAGCGAATGCCTAAGGTCTCCAAAGGATACACCTGCACATACACCGAAGGGTCTTGATGACGTGGCATCTcagagaaataaaataataattacaactatCTTTTTGAAACCCTTGACAAGACATCCAAAAATCACTATCTCGTGACAATAACTTGCCCGCCTCTCTCTGATAGTTTCCCTAATGACAACTATCGATCGTGAAACTAGGGGCGTGTTATAGTGCACTTTATTTTTGCCTAGAAACTCTATATCAGTCTCCTATAAATTTGACACGTGGATCCAATCCTCACCCGCACCCGCACCCGGACTTGGGGGACCCGAGACCCGgacccaggacccggactcggacccaatCCCGAATCCCGACCCGcaccccagacccggacccaggacCCTGACTCGGGCCccgactcagacccagacccgaatccAGACCCAGACCCCCGACCCagattaaataatactaatgcaatacaatacaacacaatctattaatacaagtTAATACCAAACaagtattaatataattaaataatactaatacaatacaataaaacacaatccaacacaatacattacaatacaatacaatacaatataatataatacaatatagcATACCAAACGAACcctctatgtttttttttaatacgctcgatattttaatattaattttaatttattcctACAATTAAATTCACATTTATAATTGTAATTCATACTTTCAAGTTTTTAACTGAAAATGAGCACTGCCATCCAAACTAGTATATACATATGTTATATGAAAGCTTGCAGTATTGTATCTACACACCAATCTTGAAGGAAATTAACCAATCCTTAATAATTTGTAGTTTTTCATGAGATTCATAATGTTACACAAATTTAAAAGCAAAGACATGGGGGTGActtaagtaagggcaaaatagGGAATGGGGTGCCAGATTTCAAGATTTGGATTGAGGTCCTTTCACCACAGTAACTGGACAAGATGCATTTGTCACCACATGGTTACTAACACTGCCAAGCAATACCCTGTACACACACACATACATATTTAGTTAATTAATctgcaattatttattaattaataattgagttAAAGAATATTCCTTGGCAAAAAATACGTTGTACATTAATAAGGCAGAATTATGGTGGCCTTTgcttggaggtaatgaaatagaatggaatggaaagaaaacaattttcattccattcctttgtttggttgcattttaaagtattggaatggcattccaatggaatgctctttccaccattttggtggaatgactattctattttaaaaagaaaggaatgaccattccaatgtaacaagaaaaaaaatttaattatttttttatcgcattttaaattttattctattccattcctattcatATTCCCtttcccattcctattcttaCATTTTTATTCTTCtcaaccaaacgcctcctatGTGTGTATGGGGCACACAAGGCAGGTGGGGAAGCCCCACACTTGGATAAAGGAAATCAAATACGTAGTAATGCAGCCATAGACGCAACCAACAAAGATTCCAATCATCGAATCCGACCTTTAGAAATTTCTAGATAGAGGCATGaactattatatttatatagtacTTACAAATTCTCATAGCCTGATTACAGTTAATTTTAAGTTACATGGGATCAGTGTGATGCGAATCTACTCCAATAAATATatctagatattttttttttattaagggaTATTTGAATTTAGAACCTCTTCTTCATAAAGTTAAAAATgtagaattttttaaattatgtcaataattatatatataaatatatatatatatatactaagtaTTAGTAGCATGTAATGTATGTTTATTTATAAGAGCTGTTATTtgctaaattattaatttaaataataacaataaattagttctaataaaatttcagtatattttttaaaaatataaaatttaatataattttaaaattatttataaaaaactatatttaattaattttattgaataataaaataaataaataagttgagatttattaaataatataactaataattttttcttatataaaatatgattaattaattaaattaatatttaattcaaatttaaattaaaatttatataaaaataattatttaattttgttgatatttttaatttaaatttaaatatttaaaattatttttttaatgaatttaatttaattattttattagttaacgaaaaattaaaaaaaaaaaattgttacattgctaaataataatttcacatCATTACTAAACTCTCTGTCTCTAGTTTTTATTCACATCATCATATTATACCTATATGGTAGAAAGTAGTGGATTTAGATAATGTGGATCTACATGAATATTACAAATATAGTTTATATACCTTTTGATGGGGCTTAAACCCCTACTGCCAAGGACAAGAGAATGAAGGTTGAGTTGTTGAACAGCATCCAAAAGCTTTTCTCTAGGGTCTCCCCAATACACTTTGGCCACTACCTTAGCCCCTTTGCTCCTTGAAGCCCTGTCCAGAATATCAATTACCTCCGCATCGTTTTTCAGTCCGTATTGCTTTGAGAAATTTATCTCTCGAAATTCTTCCAAAGGAATCAAAGCTatgtacatatacatatacataccaaaaattaatcaacacatatatatattataactttataaATAGTTAACTAATATACTAATACTTACGTGAGCCTGTATCTTCGAAGAGCTGCTTCCTTGTATGATCAGCATTAGGAGGCTCAACGTGGATTAGAATGATGTGATCTCCGCCGTCGATGAGATTATCAACGGCCCATCGAAGGGCTGCTTTGCTGGTTGCTGAGTAATCCATCCCTATCCCAACTCTACGAGCTTGCTTCGCCAtagatattaattaattaaattatatatatgtattgttaatttttatgtgtttttaacTAAGTGAATTATTTCAacatttattatgtatttataGGGTGTATAACTTTGGATTCTGAAAAACTGAAGTTTCTCGAATGCCCTAGCCTTTAATTGTATTCTAGTTGCTTTATTTTACTTTTGGTCATATATAGGGAATATTAATCCTTTGTAAAAAGTGGAATATATTTATGGTTTGGAAACCATGTATTGGACTATATGCCTTTTATTTGTGGGTTTAATCAAATATATATGGTTATCGGTATCTGTCACATCATATttaatt is a genomic window of Cannabis sativa cultivar Pink pepper isolate KNU-18-1 chromosome 9, ASM2916894v1, whole genome shotgun sequence containing:
- the LOC115721755 gene encoding universal stress protein PHOS32 gives rise to the protein MAKQARRVGIGMDYSATSKAALRWAVDNLIDGGDHIILIHVEPPNADHTRKQLFEDTGSPLIPLEEFREINFSKQYGLKNDAEVIDILDRASRSKGAKVVAKVYWGDPREKLLDAVQQLNLHSLVLGSRGLSPIKRVLLGSVSNHVVTNASCPVTVVKGPQSKS